In Halorubrum sp. PV6, a single window of DNA contains:
- the udk gene encoding uridine kinase, which produces MTIPSFVIGIAGGTGAGKTTVSRLVTRDLGDSVTRIPLDNYYQDLSHLDFEERQSVNYDHPSAFEWPLLREHLESLLQGQSVQMPQYDFEVHNRKAETVDVEPTDVIVLEGILALYDEEINDMMDLRLFVETDADVRILRRIRRDVIDRGRDLEGVIDQYLSTVKPMHEQFIEPSKKHADVIIPEGANSVAVNLLEEKLRAEVEGDAVRSWERGSLEEELGEKRSLDIDGDD; this is translated from the coding sequence ATGACCATTCCCTCGTTCGTGATCGGGATCGCGGGGGGGACCGGCGCCGGGAAGACGACGGTCTCTCGGCTCGTCACCCGTGATCTCGGCGACAGCGTCACCCGCATTCCCCTCGATAACTACTATCAGGACCTCTCGCACCTCGACTTCGAAGAGCGTCAGTCGGTGAACTACGACCACCCCTCGGCGTTCGAGTGGCCGCTGCTCCGCGAGCACCTCGAGTCGCTGCTGCAGGGGCAGTCCGTCCAGATGCCGCAGTACGACTTCGAGGTTCACAATCGCAAAGCGGAGACGGTCGACGTCGAGCCGACCGACGTCATCGTCCTCGAAGGGATCTTAGCGCTCTACGACGAGGAGATAAACGACATGATGGACCTGCGGCTGTTCGTCGAGACCGACGCGGACGTCCGGATCCTCCGCCGGATCCGCCGCGACGTGATCGACCGCGGCCGCGACCTGGAGGGCGTCATCGACCAGTACCTCTCGACGGTGAAACCGATGCACGAGCAGTTCATCGAACCCTCGAAAAAGCACGCCGACGTGATCATCCCCGAGGGCGCCAACAGCGTCGCGGTGAACCTGTTAGAGGAGAAGCTGCGCGCCGAAGTCGAGGGCGACGCCGTCCGGAGTTGGGAGCGCGGCAGTTTAGAGGAGGAACTGGGCGAAAAGCGCTCGCTCGACATCGACGGCGACGACTGA
- a CDS encoding CBS domain-containing protein, whose amino-acid sequence MRTDTTVRDVMHREFIGVSESDPLRDAAALLVDEGERCLVVLRGGEAVGRLDCRNALQVLLDADADGGGEVTVGSVMGPPLPTVAPDDSLAVVEERLVAEGVDVVVAVEDDEAVGVVTAGDALAAGAPRTGDATREPLGEEPVGADPRRGDPAMLGSDGGADPTVEAAATDASGSPTQGVCESCGALVPDLVTANGQAVCPECREV is encoded by the coding sequence ATGCGAACAGACACCACGGTTCGCGACGTGATGCATCGTGAGTTCATCGGCGTGAGCGAGTCGGACCCGCTTCGAGACGCCGCGGCGCTTTTGGTCGACGAGGGGGAGCGCTGCCTCGTCGTCCTTCGCGGCGGCGAGGCCGTCGGTCGCCTGGACTGTCGGAACGCGCTCCAGGTCCTCCTCGACGCTGACGCCGACGGGGGAGGGGAAGTGACCGTCGGGTCCGTCATGGGGCCGCCGCTTCCGACCGTTGCGCCGGACGACTCGCTGGCCGTCGTGGAAGAGCGGCTCGTCGCCGAAGGCGTCGACGTGGTCGTCGCCGTCGAGGACGACGAGGCCGTCGGCGTCGTCACCGCGGGCGACGCGCTCGCCGCGGGCGCTCCCCGGACGGGCGACGCCACCCGCGAGCCCCTCGGCGAGGAGCCGGTCGGTGCCGACCCGCGACGCGGCGACCCCGCGATGCTGGGATCGGACGGCGGCGCCGACCCGACGGTCGAGGCGGCGGCGACCGACGCGTCCGGCTCGCCGACGCAGGGCGTCTGCGAGAGCTGCGGCGCGCTCGTCCCCGACCTCGTGACCGCGAACGGACAGGCGGTCTGTCCCGAGTGCCGCGAAGTGTGA
- a CDS encoding GNAT family N-acetyltransferase, with product MPDSDEVRVTPATADDVDAATDLWVALAESQRDHGSTLLASGNRGAVREWVARSVVTGELLLARDGDEPVGFVSFTLEHGGYERDRTLGTVSNLFVVPERRGEGIGGDLLDAAERALCESGAETVALEALAANERAREFYATHGYELHRVELQKPLPTDGDGDDDPDESASRGGQGD from the coding sequence ATGCCCGACAGCGACGAGGTCCGCGTGACGCCCGCCACCGCCGACGACGTGGACGCGGCCACCGACCTGTGGGTCGCCCTCGCCGAGAGCCAGCGGGACCACGGCTCGACGCTCTTGGCGTCGGGGAACCGCGGCGCGGTCCGCGAGTGGGTCGCCCGGTCGGTGGTCACCGGCGAACTCCTCCTCGCGCGCGACGGGGACGAGCCGGTCGGGTTCGTCAGTTTCACCCTCGAACACGGCGGCTACGAGCGCGACCGGACGCTCGGAACCGTAAGCAACCTCTTCGTCGTCCCCGAGCGGCGCGGCGAGGGAATCGGTGGCGACCTGTTGGACGCGGCCGAGCGCGCCCTCTGCGAGTCGGGCGCCGAGACCGTCGCGCTGGAAGCGCTTGCGGCGAACGAGCGGGCCCGCGAGTTCTACGCGACACACGGGTACGAACTCCATCGCGTCGAGTTACAGAAGCCGCTGCCGACCGACGGCGACGGAGACGACGACCCGGACGAGTCGGCGTCGCGCGGCGGCCAGGGCGACTGA
- a CDS encoding CinA family protein has product MDDTDGSEPVEAALGALLTEREETLATAESLTGGLVGSRVTDVPGASAYFDRGFVTYAYDAKRELLGVSRESLDAEGAVSATVAEQMAAGARDRADTTWGVATTGIAGPGGGSAEKPVGLVYVGVAYAAPWGTEASFVRTERFVLDGDRGQIKERAVEVALEALVRAIREVAAAE; this is encoded by the coding sequence ATGGACGACACCGACGGGTCGGAGCCGGTCGAGGCCGCGCTCGGAGCGCTGTTGACCGAGCGCGAGGAGACGCTCGCGACCGCCGAGTCGCTGACGGGCGGACTCGTCGGGTCGCGAGTGACCGACGTGCCGGGCGCGAGCGCCTACTTCGACCGCGGGTTCGTGACGTACGCGTACGACGCGAAGCGCGAACTGCTCGGGGTGTCCCGCGAGTCGCTCGACGCCGAGGGCGCCGTGAGCGCGACGGTCGCCGAGCAGATGGCGGCCGGCGCCCGCGACCGCGCCGACACGACGTGGGGGGTCGCCACGACGGGTATCGCCGGACCCGGCGGCGGGAGCGCCGAGAAGCCGGTCGGTCTCGTGTACGTCGGGGTGGCCTACGCCGCGCCGTGGGGGACCGAAGCGTCGTTCGTCAGGACGGAGCGTTTCGTCCTCGACGGCGACCGCGGACAGATAAAGGAGAGAGCCGTCGAGGTCGCGCTTGAAGCGCTCGTTCGGGCGATTCGCGAGGTCGCCGCCGCGGAGTGA
- a CDS encoding bifunctional 2-polyprenyl-6-hydroxyphenol methylase/3-demethylubiquinol 3-O-methyltransferase UbiG, whose protein sequence is MTDWDARFAAGEYPRAPEPSAVLRSYEPAIPDGRALDVAAGTGRNAIYLADAGYSVDALDASREGLAIVRERAEERGLRDRIETVQGDVSTYGFPTETYALVTLSFFHTLDRLADLRESLAPGGYLFVEGHLRSSDATPSGPSDDRYRFAANELLRAGLGLTVLHYDETTQERPDDRRRATARLLARRSTGGRQTYPPRPDERGPSDERTDE, encoded by the coding sequence ATGACCGACTGGGACGCCCGCTTCGCGGCCGGCGAGTACCCCCGCGCCCCGGAGCCGTCGGCCGTGTTACGCTCGTACGAGCCGGCGATACCCGACGGGCGCGCGCTCGACGTCGCGGCCGGCACCGGGCGCAACGCGATCTACCTCGCCGACGCGGGCTACTCGGTCGACGCGCTCGACGCCTCTCGCGAGGGGCTCGCGATCGTCCGGGAGCGCGCCGAAGAGCGCGGTCTGCGCGACCGGATCGAGACGGTTCAGGGCGACGTGTCGACGTACGGGTTCCCGACCGAGACGTACGCGCTCGTCACCTTGAGTTTCTTTCACACGCTCGACCGGCTCGCGGACCTGCGGGAGTCGCTCGCGCCCGGCGGCTACCTGTTCGTGGAGGGCCACCTCCGATCGAGCGACGCGACCCCCTCGGGGCCGAGCGACGACCGCTACCGGTTCGCCGCGAACGAACTGCTTCGGGCCGGACTCGGGTTGACCGTCCTCCACTACGACGAGACGACCCAAGAGCGGCCGGACGACCGCCGCCGCGCGACCGCGCGACTGCTCGCCAGGCGGTCGACCGGCGGCCGGCAGACCTACCCGCCCCGGCCGGACGAGCGCGGGCCGAGCGACGAGCGGACGGATGAGTGA
- a CDS encoding PAS domain-containing protein: protein MTPEEPPLHLGAPVDEAWGTLPDGTRTVRAVPERGVDGDAEPSVVVVRLRGSESDDDPEGGHSNGTRPDSHRATAPVEVEAIRARYPDTPILTYSVRDDPDAAIDASRLGVEYVSGRRLAADGETLADRIQAAERRADSPAGGRADGFLEPFVRIVSDRTTDLEAKVDALLDLGRDHLGLSMGYSSQIDADQLHVRQYRDDTGILDSLAADDPDGDGSVPLELTYCRRTVQGNRDGDGSAPAVAQDGTADAGGDAVFAFTDPEAAGMRGDPAYEQFGFGSYVGGRVVVDDEVFGSLCFLDPERRDRPFDESEKTFVELLAAWLGRAIERELAREEQAAAVERFEDTLKRVDDAFFALDTEWRFTYVNEKAAALLGRDPDALLGESVWEEFPAAVGEEYETHYRRAMETQESVSFETRYEPLDLWTEVAAYPSPDGLSVFFADASEGKRRERTLERLLATVERIQREADTEGVTERLVEAADEVLGHQISGVRLFDPDAGVLRLAATSEGLGERFAASRQPRPPGEGISGRTFEREATQVYGDLAAGDELTAGDERREYHGMRSAVAVPLGTHGVFIVGSVEPNAFDERDVTVLELLATNAVATMDTNERRRRLHTYEDALKNVDDMVCVLDGDGVVTYATASFSAWFGAGGRPTDDRNRDPADATEPTGEDGVTGRRLDALLSESDGEEIADAIASLSGAAADGDRVDATRTIDLTVRGEGDSQPRHGELRLSALSRHATGVVASLSDVTDLHRTRTELVTERDRFQRLFDRIPDPVMDVVLGDDETVIDGINPAFEDRFGADATALRGQTIAALGIQEQRLEDDERRRDPGGESLDDLVRERGFVTREVRRRTVDGPRDFLFRGFSYEAGETRRAFGIYTDITERKRREQYVQIVNRILRHNLRNELNVVFGFAGEIAALTDDEAVRSHARRIEATGKRLVEVAEGAATIRRVVEEGYVTDPKPIGVRSVVDDVVRKHAARVPDAEIRTHVPEGVSVRGDDRFATALDHLVENAVDHGGDDPTVEITAVHDPDAGVVRVTVADDGPGVPVSVREVITGEREVTQLRHNTGVGLWIVAWVVTAYGGEIRFDTGIDGEGTAVTLALPPAE from the coding sequence ATGACACCTGAGGAGCCACCGCTTCACCTCGGCGCCCCCGTCGACGAAGCGTGGGGAACGCTCCCCGACGGGACGCGAACGGTCCGAGCGGTGCCGGAGAGAGGCGTCGACGGCGACGCGGAGCCGAGCGTCGTCGTCGTCCGCCTGCGAGGCTCCGAGTCGGACGACGACCCCGAAGGCGGCCACAGCAACGGCACCCGACCCGACAGCCACCGCGCGACCGCGCCCGTCGAGGTCGAGGCGATTCGGGCGCGCTACCCGGACACACCGATTCTCACCTATTCCGTTCGCGACGACCCCGACGCCGCCATCGACGCCAGCCGACTGGGCGTCGAGTACGTCTCCGGCCGACGGCTCGCGGCCGACGGCGAGACCCTCGCAGACCGGATCCAGGCGGCGGAACGGCGCGCGGACTCGCCGGCCGGCGGCCGGGCCGACGGGTTCCTCGAACCGTTCGTCCGGATCGTCTCGGACCGGACCACCGACCTCGAAGCGAAGGTCGACGCGCTGCTCGATTTGGGCCGCGACCATCTCGGCCTCTCGATGGGCTACTCCTCGCAGATCGACGCGGATCAGCTCCACGTCCGGCAGTACCGGGACGACACCGGCATCCTCGATTCGCTGGCGGCGGACGACCCAGACGGCGACGGCTCGGTTCCGCTGGAGCTGACGTACTGCCGCCGGACGGTCCAGGGGAACCGAGACGGCGACGGGAGCGCCCCCGCCGTCGCCCAGGACGGTACTGCCGACGCCGGGGGCGACGCCGTGTTCGCGTTCACCGACCCCGAGGCGGCGGGGATGCGCGGCGACCCGGCCTACGAGCAGTTCGGGTTCGGGAGCTACGTCGGCGGGCGCGTCGTCGTCGACGACGAGGTGTTCGGGTCGCTCTGCTTCCTCGACCCGGAGCGACGCGACCGCCCCTTCGACGAGTCCGAGAAGACGTTCGTCGAACTGCTCGCCGCGTGGCTCGGGCGCGCGATCGAACGAGAGCTCGCCCGCGAGGAACAGGCGGCCGCAGTCGAGCGATTCGAGGACACGCTGAAACGGGTCGACGACGCGTTCTTCGCGCTCGATACCGAGTGGCGGTTCACCTACGTCAACGAGAAGGCCGCCGCGCTGCTCGGTCGCGACCCCGACGCGCTGCTCGGCGAGAGCGTCTGGGAGGAGTTCCCGGCTGCGGTCGGGGAGGAGTACGAGACACACTACCGGCGGGCGATGGAGACTCAGGAGTCGGTCTCCTTCGAGACGCGGTACGAGCCGCTGGACCTCTGGACCGAGGTGGCCGCCTACCCGTCTCCGGACGGGCTCTCGGTGTTCTTCGCCGACGCCTCGGAGGGGAAGCGCCGCGAGCGAACCCTCGAACGCCTGCTGGCGACCGTCGAGCGCATCCAGCGCGAGGCCGACACCGAGGGGGTCACGGAGCGACTGGTCGAGGCCGCGGACGAGGTCCTCGGCCACCAGATAAGCGGCGTGCGCCTGTTCGACCCGGACGCCGGGGTGCTCCGACTCGCCGCCACGAGCGAGGGGCTCGGCGAGCGGTTCGCGGCCAGCCGACAGCCGCGACCGCCCGGCGAGGGGATCAGCGGGCGGACCTTCGAGCGGGAAGCGACGCAGGTGTACGGCGACCTCGCCGCGGGAGACGAGTTGACGGCGGGAGACGAGCGCCGCGAGTACCACGGGATGCGCTCGGCGGTCGCGGTCCCGCTCGGGACCCACGGCGTGTTCATCGTCGGGTCCGTCGAGCCGAACGCCTTCGACGAGCGGGACGTCACCGTCCTCGAACTGCTGGCGACCAACGCGGTCGCCACGATGGACACGAACGAGCGTCGCCGCCGGCTACACACGTACGAGGACGCGCTGAAGAACGTCGACGACATGGTGTGTGTCCTCGACGGCGACGGCGTCGTCACGTACGCGACGGCGTCGTTCTCGGCGTGGTTCGGCGCCGGGGGACGGCCGACCGACGACCGGAACCGCGATCCCGCCGACGCGACCGAACCGACCGGAGAAGACGGCGTCACGGGTCGTCGCCTCGACGCGCTCCTCTCCGAGAGCGACGGCGAGGAGATCGCCGACGCGATCGCGTCGCTGTCGGGTGCGGCGGCCGACGGCGACCGGGTCGACGCGACGCGAACGATCGACCTGACGGTCCGCGGCGAGGGCGATTCTCAGCCCAGACACGGCGAGTTGCGGCTGTCGGCGCTGTCGAGACACGCCACCGGCGTCGTCGCGTCGCTGTCGGACGTCACCGACCTCCACCGGACGCGGACTGAACTGGTCACGGAGCGCGACCGCTTCCAGCGGCTGTTCGACCGGATTCCCGACCCGGTGATGGACGTCGTCCTCGGCGACGACGAGACGGTCATCGACGGGATCAACCCGGCGTTCGAGGACCGCTTCGGCGCCGACGCGACCGCCCTCCGGGGACAGACGATCGCCGCGCTCGGAATCCAGGAGCAACGGCTGGAAGACGACGAGCGTCGCCGCGACCCCGGCGGCGAGTCGCTCGACGACCTGGTCCGCGAGCGGGGGTTCGTCACCCGAGAGGTGCGAAGGCGAACCGTCGACGGACCGCGCGACTTCCTCTTCCGCGGGTTCAGCTACGAGGCGGGCGAGACGCGGCGCGCGTTCGGCATCTACACCGACATCACGGAACGGAAGCGCCGCGAGCAGTACGTCCAGATCGTCAACCGGATCCTCCGGCACAACCTCCGGAACGAGCTGAACGTCGTGTTCGGCTTCGCCGGCGAGATAGCCGCGCTGACCGACGACGAAGCGGTCCGCAGCCACGCCCGGCGGATCGAGGCGACCGGGAAGCGACTCGTCGAAGTGGCCGAGGGCGCCGCGACGATCCGGCGCGTGGTCGAAGAAGGGTACGTGACGGATCCGAAGCCGATCGGCGTCCGATCGGTGGTCGACGACGTCGTCCGAAAACACGCGGCGAGGGTCCCGGACGCCGAGATCCGGACGCACGTCCCCGAGGGGGTCTCCGTCCGCGGCGACGACCGCTTCGCGACGGCGCTCGATCACCTCGTGGAGAACGCCGTCGACCACGGCGGCGACGACCCGACGGTCGAGATAACCGCCGTCCACGACCCGGACGCCGGCGTCGTGCGGGTGACGGTCGCCGACGACGGACCGGGGGTCCCCGTCTCGGTTCGCGAAGTGATCACCGGCGAGCGAGAGGTGACCCAGCTACGTCACAACACCGGCGTCGGCCTGTGGATCGTCGCGTGGGTCGTCACGGCGTACGGCGGTGAGATCCGCTTCGACACCGGTATCGACGGCGAGGGAACGGCGGTGACGCTCGCGTTGCCGCCCGCGGAGTGA